A single window of Candidatus Flexicrinis affinis DNA harbors:
- a CDS encoding SDR family oxidoreductase — translation MNHVFVTGTSRGIGLEIVRQLSERPKVTVYAACRNPEAAAELQAVASNARGTVHPIPLEVTDPAQIAATKEFVRSHTNVLDVLINNAGIDPDDDKQRLGRIDPDVMLHTLHVNTVAPLLIAQAFVDLLQASSLGRIINISSEMGSIAQRNYGGSYAYCASKAALNMSTRGLAADLGRQGIVCVTIDPGWVKTDMGGRNAPLEREESVLGLLRVIERLTRADNGSYKRWNGRSLPW, via the coding sequence ATGAATCACGTCTTTGTTACGGGGACCAGCCGCGGGATCGGGCTTGAGATTGTCCGGCAGCTCAGCGAACGGCCCAAAGTCACCGTGTATGCCGCCTGCCGCAACCCGGAAGCAGCGGCAGAACTGCAAGCAGTGGCATCCAATGCACGCGGAACGGTGCACCCTATCCCGCTCGAGGTCACCGACCCGGCACAGATCGCCGCGACTAAAGAATTCGTGCGCTCGCACACCAACGTACTCGATGTCCTGATCAACAACGCGGGCATCGATCCGGACGACGACAAGCAGCGCCTCGGCCGAATCGACCCGGACGTCATGCTGCATACGCTGCACGTCAACACGGTCGCGCCGCTCTTGATTGCTCAAGCGTTCGTCGACCTGCTGCAGGCCAGCAGCCTCGGGCGGATCATCAACATCTCGTCGGAGATGGGCTCCATCGCTCAACGCAACTACGGCGGCAGCTATGCCTACTGCGCGAGCAAGGCCGCCCTCAACATGAGCACGCGCGGGCTAGCCGCCGACCTCGGCCGGCAGGGAATCGTCTGCGTGACGATCGATCCCGGCTGGGTCAAGACGGACATGGGCGGACGCAACGCGCCGCTTGAACGCGAGGAATCGGTGCTCGGGCTGCTGCGCGTGATCGAACGGCTGACGCGTGCCGACAACGGCAGTTACAAACGCTGGAACGGCCGCAGTCTGCCGTGGTAA